A stretch of the Acyrthosiphon pisum isolate AL4f chromosome A2, pea_aphid_22Mar2018_4r6ur, whole genome shotgun sequence genome encodes the following:
- the LOC100571674 gene encoding uncharacterized protein LOC100571674 isoform X3, which produces MEVIPLIRSSATGSEASKGDNGIKRHVQEWSRLDRLTGILEHARVEADQWTNHTANTKHKYGKVVDRRARNLADGSKEETQQTKQLEVFQAHTAGCSVQVIRSQTSTTSSWHNSSAGSSAFQWPSSIFDKKDNQFDQLRLEHSPLDVSSQKSKATVGRSGSISTRRPPTRRPQTVTSQLPKIESIDSTDTMETSSSLNESNEESVSTNLNRLKSCSNDEIRSEINESDEPLDRSSRFRRSLQFAQSKNIDSNHKINGELENVLKKVLGKKLQTVDRDIVDDYSLIKPVSPLKKPTFITVESLKKTKNNLRHLNEDKDKEDDGIETDVKPTGDSRSLDYRGSALTRTEEWYNRRKSYGFEKVTTSDHSSKYAIDPSAMDSSTDSGICRSTENGLSNSSRQSSVDRESIADLVKKYSNKEINNNTQVHAYNTTVVAKGKILEAINSLRSKSSAYFDVVKPSDTISESTENDESEKEQVYTRRLSVGMDITMDKNVDRDEVPKRHSIAVVSEVADREPSIDKKNGNKKVEFCRTEVHFDATPGKINIVDMEDKPAPAQLYRPKKRYNRPPEKSSHGLPEYRFGDDAQSDVVLQINGTGNQNGGIGGHECPTTEDETTDTGNSMPKSILKRQQLQQQQLPSQHHQQSQHHQQSQHHQQPQHHQQPQHHQQQQQNAADNSGGVASDNGIEVRISSTESTPVDCRRASWSVADRVKQVEAVGFSTRVNFTEGETTAVGFDPADPRKQRYSYNGSASPVWYQNNGNNPSAIADNRLKKMDVKTYESTLVVPNVTSVLLNHEKQLEPERSQFQPVSVQTSQVTHVVKHQFEDSVQKQPSKRVPVKIVQDNRKSKPKSEAPVTKMSATVSLKQVPMTMQPKPVQCNENKKKPTEKKESIYGNIGFRANSLRVKDKPAAGKQAQDLFSTGRDSWLNMPKDLGPKLNKSKATTYKCRVSRKETVDSEVSVLEELNRAADEILKAVNGYTDDESQLPNEAGDEGPRTKPDHSEAKLKNKKKAARLLQRANSREALLHLDEASSSDEDAADEVQRVKPKMQRKTKTQTQATANSVATKTTASFTKKIQSRTQNVTKTNLQHKVHPTYYGNVSSCTQTPMKFRNKPSETLTKQIIVDQKDTKGRYQCKITTRTFNSKKLKSSVEENKNSIKGC; this is translated from the exons ATGGAGGTGATTCCTCTGATAAGGAGTTCAGCCACCGGTTCGGAGGCGTCCAAAGGTGATAACGGCATCAAGAGACACGTCCAAGAATGGTCGAGACTCGACAGGTTGACCGGAATCTTGGAGCACGCCAGAGTTGAAGCTGACCAATGGACCAACCACACTGCCAACACTAAACACAAATATGgaaag GTGGTGGACAGACGCGCCAGGAATCTCGCAGACGGCAGTAAAGAAGAGACGCAACAGACCAAACAGCTGGAAGTGTTTCAAGCTCACACTGCCGGATGCTCGGTACAAGTAATCAGATCTCAAACAAGTACCACCAGTTCGTGGCACAATTCTAGT GCTGGTTCGAGTGCATTCCAATGGCCATCTTCGATATTCGACAAAAAAGACAATCAGTTTGATCAATTACGT ttgGAACACAGTCCTTTAGACGTTAGCTCACAAAAAAGTAAAGCAACCGTAGGTCGTAGTGGATCAATTAGCACTAGACGACCACCTACTCGTAGACCACAAACCGTTACATCCCAATTACCAAAAATAGAGAGTATTGATTCCACCGACACAATGGAAACGTCAAGTAGCCTAAATGAAAGTAACGAAGAATCTGTTTCAACAAATCTAAACCGACTAAAAAGTTGTTCTAACGATGAAATACGCAGTGAAATCAATGAATCCGATGAGCCGCTAGACCGATCTTCCAGGTTTCGGAGGTCGTTGCAGTTTGCTCAGTCTAAAAATATCGACTCTAATCATAAAATCAACGGTGAACTAGAAAACGTATTGAAAAAGGTTCTGGGAAAAAAATTACAGACGGTGGACAGAGATATCGTGGACGATTATTCTTTGATAAAACCCGTATCTCCGTTGAAGAAACCTACTTTCATCACGGTTGAGAGCCTcaagaaaacaaaaaacaacttgCGACACTTAAACGAGGACAAGGATAAGGAAGACGATGGAATAGAAACGGACGTGAAACCTACTGGAGACTCAAGAAGCTTAGACTATAGGGGTTCGGCACTGACTCGCACCGAAGAGTGGTACAACAGACGCAAATCTTATGGATTCGAGAAAGTGACAACATCGGATCACAGCAGTAAGTACGCAATAGATCCATCGGCAATGGATTCATCGACAGACAGTGGTATTTGCCGGTCGACCGAAAACGGACTTTCAAACTCGAGCAGGCAGTCGTCAGTCGATCGTGAATCTATCGCTGATCTAGTCAAAAAATATTCCAACAAGGAGATCAACAACAACACTCAGGTTCACGCGTACAACACGACCGTAGTCGCCAAAGGAAAGATACTTGAAGCCATTAATAGCTTAAGGTCCAAATCGAGTGCTTATTTCGACGTTGTCAAACCAAGCGACACCATTTCGGAGTCCACGGAAAACGATGAGAGTGAAAAAGAACAG GTGTACACCAGACGACTGTCGGTCGGTATGGATATAACGAtggataaaaatgttgatagagATGAAGTACCGAAACGTCATTCGATAGCGGTAGTAAGCGAAGTGGCAGACAGAGAACCCAGCATTGACAAGAAGAACGGCAACAAGAAAGTAGAGTTTTGCAGGACCGAGGTACACTTCGATGCGACTCCGGGTAAGATAAACATCGTGGACATGGAAGACAAACCCGCCCCGGCTCAACTGTATCGACCAAAGAAGAG GTACAACCGTCCACCCGAGAAGAGCAGCCACGGGCTTCCGGAATATCGGTTTGGGGACGACGCTCAAAGTGACGTCGTCTTGCAGATTAATGGAACCGGAAATCAAAACGGCGGAATTGGCGGACACGAGTGTCCGACGACGGAAGACGAGACTACAGACACAGGCAACAGCATGCCAAAAAGCATACTGAAACGGCAACAGCTGCAGCAACAACAACTGCCATCGCAACACCACCAACAATCGCAGCACCACCAACAATCACAACACCACCAACAACCGCAGCACCACCAACAACCGCAGCACcaccaacaacaacagcagAACGCTGCCGATAATTCCGGTGGTGTCGCGTCCGACAACGGCATCGAAGTGAGGATCTCATCGACGGAATCTACGCCCGTAGACTGTAGACGAGCGTCCTGGTCCGTGGCCGACAGGGTGAAACAGGTGGAGGCCGTAGGGTTCTCGACCAGAGTGAACTTCACCGAGGGTGAAACGACGGCTGTGGGCTTCGACCCGGCTGACCCCAGGAAACAGCGGTACTCGTACAACGGGTCGGCCTCGCCGGTTTGGTACCAGAACAACGGCAACAATCCATCGGCCATCGCAG ATAATCGTCTAAAAAAAATGGACGTCAAAACGTACGAGTCGACATTGGTGGTGCCAAATGTCACTTCGGTGTTGTTGAACCACGAGAAACAGTTGGAACCCGAACGGTCTCAGTTCCAACCGGTGAGCGTGCAAACCTCACAAGTGACACACGTTGTAAAACACCAGTTTGAAGACTCGGTCCAAAAACAGCCAAGCAAACGAGTGCCGGTGAAAATCGTACAAGACAATCGCAAGAGCAAGCCAAAATCGGAGGCACCCGTTACCAAAATGAGTGCCACCGTGTCTTTGAAACAG GTTCCTATGACGATGCAGCCGAAACCGGTGCAGTGTaacgagaataaaaaaaaacccaccgAAAAGAAGGAGTCGATATACGGCAACATCGGGTTCCGCGCCAACAGTCTCAGGGTCAAAGACAAGCCGGCCGCGGGCAAACAGGCGCAGGACTTGTTCAGCACAGGCAGGGACAGCTGGCTGAACATGCCCAAAGACTTGGGACCCAAGCTCAACAAGTCCAAAGCGACCACTTACAAGTGCCGCGTCAGCCGTAAGGAGACGGTGGATTCGGAAGTATCGGTGTTGGAAGAACTAAACCGTGCCGCGGACGAAATACTGAAAGCCGTTAACGGGTACACCGACGACGAGTCACAACTCCCGAACGAAGCCGGTGATGAAGGGCCAAGGACGAAACCCGATCACTCGGAGGCGAAGctcaaaaacaaaaagaaagCCGCCCGACTTTTGCAGCGGGCCAACAGCAGGGAGGCACTGTTGCACCTGGACGAGGCAAGTTCGTCAGACGAGGACGCCGCAGACGAAGTTCAAAGGGTCAAACCGAAAATGCAAAGGAAAACTAAGACTCAGACACAGGCCACCGCCAACAGTGTCGCCACCAAAACCACAGCAAGTTTTACGAAAaa AATCCAAAGTCGTACACAGAACGTAACGAAAACTAACCTGCAGCATAAAGTCCATCCGACGTATTACGGAAACGTATCGAGTTGCACGCAGACACCGATGAAATTCCGCAACAAGCCTTCGGAGACTTTGACGAAAC AAATCATCGTCGATCAAAAGGACACTAAAGGGAGGTACCAGTGCAAGATAACGACCAGAACTTTTAATTCCAA GAAACTCAAAAGTTCAGTCGAGGAGAACAAAAACTCTATCAAAggatgttaa